The proteins below come from a single Drosophila teissieri strain GT53w chromosome 3L, Prin_Dtei_1.1, whole genome shotgun sequence genomic window:
- the LOC122618361 gene encoding vesicle-associated membrane protein 2, giving the protein MADAAPAGDAPPNAGAPVGEGGDGEIVGGPHNPQQIAAQKRLQQTQAQVDEVVDIMRTNVEKVLERDSKLSELDDRADALQQGASQFEQQAGKLKRKFWLQNLKMMIIMGVIGLVVVGIIANKLGLIGGEQPPQYQYPPQYMQPPPPPPQQPAGGQSSLVDGAGAGAGVGDGAGGSAGAGDHGGV; this is encoded by the exons AT GGCGGACGCTGCACCAGCTGGCGATGCACCACCAAACGCCGGAGCCCCGGTCGGAGAGGGCGGCGATGGCGAGATTGTGGGCGGACCACACAATCCGCAGCAGATTGCGGCACAGAAGCGTCTGCAGCAGACGCAGGCGCAGGTCGATGAG GTCGTGGACATCATGCGCACGAACGTGGAGAAGGTGCTGGAGCGCGACAGCAAGCTGTCGGAGCTGGACGACCGTGCCGATGCCTTGCAGCAGGGCGCCTCGCAGTTCGAGCAGCAGGCGGGCAAGCTCAAGAGAAAATTCTGGCTCCAGAACTTGAAG ATGATGATCATCATGGGCGTGATTGGTCTGGTTGTCGTGGGCATTATTGCAA ATAAACTTGGCCTCATAGGCGGGGAGCAGCCACCACAGTACCAGTACCCCCCACAGTACATgcagccaccgccgccgcctccgcaGCAGCCAGCCGGAGGACAGTCATCGCTGGTGGATGGGgccggagcaggagcaggagtaggAGACGGAGCAGGAGGATCGGCAGGAGCTGGCGACCATGGCGGCGTGTAA
- the LOC122618359 gene encoding protein big brother yields the protein MMNEAALANMIPYDTIGLYEQPKPRFIFKMPRVVPDQKSKFESDELFRRLSRESEVRYTGYRERSIEERQVRFMNGCREGHTEASFVASGTNLQLVFNANQNPYLHDKECDFDKEHGKVHIKSYFIMNGVCVRFRGWIDLERLDGVGCLEYDERRAMHEDAILRDQIDRYNQRLREFEDTKRAYRDNRQDEMEAVRRGVASGGIGVGASMWRR from the coding sequence ATGATGAACGAGGCGGCCCTTGCCAACATGATTCCCTACGACACCATCGGATTATACGAACAGCCCAAGCCGCGCTTCATCTTCAAGATGCCTCGCGTGGTCCCGGACCAGAAGTCCAAGTTCGAGAGCGACGAGCTTTTCCGCAGGCTCAGTCGAGAGAGCGAGGTTCGCTACACGGGCTACCGGGAGCGAAGCATCGAGGAGCGGCAGGTGCGCTTCATGAACGGATGTCGCGAGGGACACACGGAGGCCAGCTTCGTGGCATCGGGCACCAATCTGCAGCTGGTATTCAACGCCAACCAGAACCCGTACCTGCACGACAAGGAGTGCGACTTTGACAAGGAGCACGGCAAGGTGCACATTAAGTCCTACTTTATCATGAACGGCGTGTGTGTCCGGTTCCGTGGTTGGATAGACTTGGAACGACTGGACGGTGTGGGCTGCCTGGAGTATGACGAGCGGAGGGCGATGCATGAGGACGCCATTCTGCGGGATCAGATTGATCGCTACAACCAACGACTGCGCGAGTTCGAGGACACCAAGCGCGCCTATCGTGACAACCGACAGGACGAGATGGAGGCGGTGCGGAGGGGCGTTGCTTCCGGAGGCATTGGCGTCGGCGCCAGCATGTGGCGTCGTTAG
- the LOC122618445 gene encoding uncharacterized protein LOC122618445, whose product MADNNNCPKCKKSIAAKEAAATSIGCSGEDCRRRFHRTCVNIDDATFEAIQKNPMISFHCDECKNQSPRAFAAKLHTIEEKVNKVCNGVNQIQGRMYQQYFQFGNQPLQALGASAAGVGGGGIGGGLDGKKHPQQNNLIVVGNNCNSDRLQVVCDYGRWVQVGKFATNTSEEDVIDHLAEELKINKNLVKCTKLVKNDANLSQLSYCKFKISIPDYRFNELFNEAIWPSGVMVSPFTPRSQLNQNRL is encoded by the coding sequence ATGgccgacaacaacaactgcccCAAGTGCAAAAAATCGATCGCCGCCAAGGAGGCGGCCGCCACGAGCATCGGATGCAGCGGCGAGGACTGCCGGAGGAGGTTCCACCGCACGTGCGTCAACATTGACGATGCGACCTTCGAGGCGATCCAGAAGAACCCGATGATATCCTTCCACTGCGACGAGTGCAAGAACCAGTCGCCGCGAGCCTTTGCGGCCAAGTTGCACACCATCGAGGAAAAGGTCAATAAGGTGTGCAACGGGGTCAACCAGATCCAGGGCCGGATGTACCAGCAGTACTTCCAGTTTGGCAACCAGCCGCTTCAGGCACTGGGCGCCTCGGCAGCCGGcgtgggtggcggtggcatCGGGGGCGGACTGGACGGGAAGAAGCATCCGCAGCAGAACAACCTCATCGTGGTGGGGAACAACTGTAACTCCGACCGACTGCAGGTGGTCTGCGACTACGGGCGGTGGGTGCAGGTGGGCAAGTTTGCGACGAACACCAGCGAGGAGGACGTGATCGATCACCTGGCCGAGGAGCTGAAGATCAACAAGAACCTGGTCAAGTGCACCAAGCTGGTGAAGAACGACGCCAACCTGTCGCAGTTGTCGTACTGCAAGTTCAAGATCTCCATTCCGGACTACCGCTTCAACGAGCTCTTCAATGAGGCAATCTGGCCCAGCGGCGTGATGGTCAGTCCCTTCACTCCGCGCTCCCAGCTCAATCAGAATCGCCTCTAG
- the LOC122618448 gene encoding vitamin K-dependent gamma-carboxylase yields the protein MFFRIPYRFTRMANSKRKLPTKPTDDPAPHKDASRSSDESATDVNHTSAKKSLLLNQFFRDCLGHDLSNFTSVAHFTSWLHRPVDGAALGIFRLLYGAAMLIDIAEERGGGQLDVRFQDPLHCHFPLFNGMRALEYPLMGCVYLCMWLGAWGIMLGYRFRLSCLAYLIPYWYIFLLDKPTWNNHSYLFGLVGTLLLFTQAESYCSLDSWLNPRKSRCIPYWNYFLIKFQFFVLYLYAGLKKISLEWLSGYAMSNLSHHWVFAPFRQVIDPELIDLLIVHWFTAFFDVSIAFFMTLEKTRLLVTPFMLSFHLMNSRLFVIGMFPWVCLAEVPLFFSFDWPRRLGNWSKSRLVHSKDPEAELSKPGFLDRLRTGLILAYCGLQLFLPYSHFITKGYNNWTNGLYGYSWDMMVHSYDTLQTSIQVVDNESREVHNLNPYAFTEYDRWTKYADMAVQYARCIEENLREGEPGIGKNISIYFDIWCSMNGRFQQRSFDPREDLLRAKWSPFVSTSWSLPLLNELNHMRPKLRTIETEVLAWNNYSDVIFVADFPGLTLTNFISPHLINCTLTILEGNVRYRNERDPEAYFLTAGKSIGLESNITHLVTTIGQKPASYLFTYTNKTMQEQGITIEKPEAEERSILPLWQEFQHRVTNYQQFLGHISNCLMYLLYDVPIPQAVRGGD from the exons ATGTTCTTTCGGATTCCTTACAGATTCACCAGAATGGCCAACTCCAAGCGAAAGCTGCCGACGAAACCCACAGATGACCCTGCTCCCCACAAAGACGCATCTAGGTCGTCGGATGAGTCCGCCACAGATGTAAATCACACGAGTGCCAAGAAGTCCCTGCTGCTAAACCAATTCTTTAGGGATTGCCTAGGTCACGACCTGAGCAACTTCACCAGCGTAGCCCACTTTACCAGCTGGCTACACAGGCCCGTAGATGGAGCCGCCTTGGGCATCTTCCGCCTGCTCTACGGAGCAGCCATGCTGATTGACATCGCCGAGGAGCGGGGTGGCGGCCAGCTGGACGTGCGGTTTCAGGACCCGCTCCACTGCCACTTTCCGCTGTTCAACGGGATGCGAGCATTGGAATATCCGCTGATGGGCTGCGTCTATCTGTGCATGTGGCTGGGGGCGTGGGGCATCATGCTGGGCTATCGATTCAGGCTTAGCTGCCTGGCCTACCTGATTCCCTACTGGTACATCTTCCTGCTGGACAAGCCGACGTGGAATAACCACAGCTATCTATTCGGTCTGGTGGGAACACTGCTGCTCTTCACCCAAGCGGAGTCCTACTG CTCCCTGGACAGCTGGCTTAATCCCCGAAAGAGTCGCTGTATTCCCTACTGGAACTACTTTCTGATCAAATTTCAGTTCTTCGTCCTGTACCTGTACGCAGGTCTGAAGAAAATCTCATTGGAGTGGCTATCGGGATACGCGATGTCCAATCTGAGCCACCACTGGGTCTTTGCTCCGTTCCGGCAAGTGATTGATCCGGAGCTGATAGACCTACTCATTGTGCATTGGTTCACCGCCTTCTTCGACGTGTCCATTGCTTTTTTTATGACACTGGAGAAAACGCGACTGCTGGTCACTCCCTTCATGCTCAGCTTTCACCTGATGAACTCACGACTTTTTGTAATAG GAATGTTTCCCTGGGTGTGTCTTGCCGAAGTGCCGCTCTTCTTCAGCTTCGACTGGCCGCGGAGGCTAGGCAACTGGTCCAAGTCACGGCTCGTCCATTCAAAAGATCCAGAGGCAGAGCTTTCCAAGCCGGGATTCCTGGACAGATTGCGCACGGGTCTCATCCTCGCCTACTGTGGACTGCAACTCTTCCTGCCCTACTCACACTTCATCACCAAGGGCTACAACAACTGGACGAATGGGCTGTACGGCTACTCCTGGGACATGATGGTGCACTCCTACGACACGCTGCAGACCTCCATCCAGGTGGTGGACAACGAGAGCCGGGAAGTGCACAACCTGAATCCATACGCCTTCACGGAGTACGATCGCTGGACGAAGTACGCCGACATGGCGGTGCAGTATGCCAGGTGCATCGAGGAGAATCTCCGGGAAGGAGAGCCAGGCATTGGGAAAAACATTTCCATCTACTTCGACATCTGGTGCTCAATGAATGGACGCTTCCAGCAACGGTCCTTTGATCCACGCGAGGATCTGCTCCGGGCCAAGTGGTCCCCCTTTGTGAGCACCTCCTGGTCGCTGCCACTGCTGAACGAGCTGAATCACATGCGACCCAAGTTGCGGACCATTGAGACTGAGGTGCTGGCCTGGAACAATTACTCCGATGTCATTTTCGTGGCGGATTTCCCGGGACTTACCCTGACCAACTTCATCTCGCCGCACCTCATCAACTGCACGCTGACCATTCTTGAGGGAAACGTTCGGTACAGGAACGAGCGGGATCCGGAGGCCTATTTCCTGACAGCCGGCAAGAGCATCGGTCTGGAGAGCAACATCACCCACTTGGTGACCACCATTGGCCAGAAGCCAGCGTCGTATCTGTTCACATACACCAACAAAACGATGCAGGAGCAGGGCATCACGATAGAAAAGCCTGAGGCGGAGGAGCGGTCTATCCTGCCGCTGTGGCAGGAGTTCCAGCATCGGGTGACCAACTACCAGCAGTTCTTGGGCCACATTTCCAACTGCCTGATGTACTTGCTCTACGATGTGCCCATTCCGCAGGCCGTAAGAGGGGGAGATTGA
- the LOC122618358 gene encoding methyltransferase-like protein isoform X1 — translation MLTTSSSTMLGKYGRQILRRLASKSWEHTRQRKKPAGAGSRVLTDAREVFEFNAWDHVQWDEEQELAAQAAVAKNSTSKMEAEQKERFQTDAPKFWDSFYGIHDNRFFKDRHWLFTEFPELAPLAADPVEQQPRSIFELGCGVGNTILPLLQYSAEPQLKVFGCDFSARAIEILRSQPQFDEKRCEVFVMDATLDNWQVPFEENSQDIIVMIFVLSAIEPKKMQRVLDNCYRYLRPGGMLLFRDYGRYDLAQLRFKSGKCMEDNFYVRGDGTMVYFFTEDELRGMMTQAGLQEEQLIVDRRLQVNRGRGLKMYRVWIQTKFRKPL, via the exons ATGCTGACGACGTCTTCAAGCACAATGCTTGGTAAATATGGGCGGCAAATCCTGCGAAGATTGGCCAGCAAAAGCTGGGAGCACACTCGCCAGCGTAAAAAACCGGCGGGAGCGGGAAGCCGTGTGCTTACCGATGCGCGAGAGGTGTTCGAGTTTAACGCCTG GGACCACGTGCAATGGGATGAGGAGCAGGAACTGGCCGCGCAGGCGGCTGTAGCCAAGAACTCAACCTCCAAGATGGAAGCGGAGCAGAAGGAGCGATTCCAGACAGACGCCCCCAAGTTTTGGGACTCCTTCTACGGCATTCACGACAACCGCTTCTTCAAGGATCGCCATTGGCTGTTCACAGAGTTCCCCGAACTAGCTCCTCTGGCGGCAGATCCGGTGGAACAGCAACCTCGCAGCATTTTCGAACTGGGCTGTGGTGTCGGAAATACCATTCTACCCCTCCTACAGTACAGCGCTGAACCGCAGCTGAAGGTTTTCGGATGCGACTTCTCCGCCCGGGCCATTGAAATCCTGCGAAGCCAACCCCAGTTCGACGAGAAGCGCTGCGAAGTGTTTGTCATGGATGCCACGCTGGATAATTGGCAGGTGCCCTTTGAGGAAAACTCACAGGACATCATTGTAATGATTTTTGTGCTGTCAGCAATTGAGCCAAAGAAAATGCAGCGGGTATTGGACAATTGCTACCGCTACCTGCGACCCGGGGGTATGCTCCTCTTCCGAGACTACGGACGATACGACCTGGCACAGCTGCGCTTTAAAAGTGGCAAGTGTATGGAGGACAACTTCTACGTGCGGGGCGATGGTACCATGGTGTACTTCTTCACGGAGGACGAACTGCGGGGTATGATGACTCAAGCGGggctgcaggaggagcagctaaTTGTGGACCGGAGACTTCAAGTTAATCGCGGTCGCGGCTTGAAGATGTACCGCGTGTGGATTCAGACAAAGTTCAGGAAGCCGCTTTAG
- the LOC122618443 gene encoding SET domain-containing protein 4, which translates to MGRTQRRRHQRAKKSDEDSASLHDLYVHLHSVGWQNHTHLSAQNYEQTGRGLCSKQDTFSPEDELIRLPVGCLISIATLESDVPFKSLFNKELFDKDSRISFQALVASYILYHKHLQECSLGTRSSPYSAYLDTLPRGYSTPYFCSIPELQCLPESLLERTVAQNRQIRGYFEIIKNLVLSCDCCAKSYGQEIWTLADFKWAYFTVNTRSVHLSSRFLKKQSNYFQPLISGDTNLALAPFLDLFNHSDSVQITAEIEGPDYVLTLKSLPFAKTKPYDQLFISYGALSNFKLLTEYGFWLQENKHDYFEVSLLDIEHMIKNNKELSTQTFHRNIFKFIREHNLNDQMFVHIDEGCSHNLRVVLHLIFKQQAYFPNILNQIAFGDVEQFQDVQPELSYLVAYKIKEYEIFGGELDKLPQLTESGAVARSYLQECIRYLVDFQSMHLAE; encoded by the coding sequence ATGGGTCGCACGCAGCGTCGCCGGCATCAGAGGGCCAAGAAGTCTGACGAGGATTCGGCCTCCCTGCACGATCTCTACGTTCATCTGCACTCTGTTGGCTGGCAGAACCACACTCACTTGTCGGCCCAAAACTATGAACAAACAGGTCGCGGACTGTGCTCTAAACAGGACACCTTTTCTCCGGAGGATGAGCTTATACGCCTGCCCGTTGGCTGTCTCATAAGCATTGCGACTCTGGAGTCGGATGTGCCATTCAAAAGTCTCTTCAACAAGGAGCTATTCGACAAGGACTCCAGAATTTCCTTTCAGGCACTGGTCGCCAGTTATATCTTGTACCACAAGCACCTGCAGGAGTGCTCGCTAGGAACTCGCTCCTCTCCTTACTCTGCATATCTGGACACTCTGCCCAGGGGCTACTCCACCCCGTATTTCTGCTCCATACCCGAGCTACAGTGTCTGCCAGAGTCACTTCTAGAGCGAACCGTGGCCCAGAACCGCCAAATAAGGGGTTACTTTGAAATAATTAAGAACCTTGTACTCAGCTGCGATTGTTGTGCGAAGAGCTATGGCCAGGAGATTTGGACACTCGCAGACTTCAAGTGGGCCTACTTCACCGTGAACACCAGAAGCGTCCATCTCAGTTCCCGCTTTCTGAAAAAGCAGAGCAACTACTTTCAGCCGCTTATCAGTGGCGACACCAACTTGGCATTGGCTCCGTTCCTGGACCTTTTCAACCACTCGGATAGTGTGCAAATCACAGCGGAGATCGAGGGTCCTGACTACGTCCTAACACTGAAATCTCTACCATttgccaaaaccaaaccataTGATCAATTGTTTATCAGCTACGGTGCTTTGTCCAACTTTAAGCTATTGACGGAATACGGCTTTTGGTTACAAGAAAATAAGCACGACTACTTTGAAGTATCCCTGCTGGACATTGAGCACATGATCAAGAACAACAAGGAGCTATCTACGCAAACCTTTCACCGGAACATCTTTAAATTCATCAGGGAGCACAATCTGAACGATCAGATGTTCGTGCACATCGACGAAGGATGCTCTCACAATCTAAGGGTGGTGCTGCACCTGATCTTCAAGCAGCAGGCCTACTTTCCCAACATCCTCAACCAGATTGCCTTTGGGGACGTCGAGCAGTTCCAGGATGTGCAGCCAGAGCTGTCATACCTCGTGGCCTATAAAATAAAGGAATACGAGATCTTTGGCGGAGAGCTGGATAAGCTTCCCCAACTGACGGAAAGTGGTGCAGTGGCACGGTCTTACCTCCAGGAGTGTATCCGCTATCTCGTTGACTTTCAATCGATGCATCTAGCTGAATAG
- the LOC122618358 gene encoding methyltransferase-like protein isoform X2, translating to MSDNPATENEKRPQFGTRLLTDADDVFKHNAWDHVQWDEEQELAAQAAVAKNSTSKMEAEQKERFQTDAPKFWDSFYGIHDNRFFKDRHWLFTEFPELAPLAADPVEQQPRSIFELGCGVGNTILPLLQYSAEPQLKVFGCDFSARAIEILRSQPQFDEKRCEVFVMDATLDNWQVPFEENSQDIIVMIFVLSAIEPKKMQRVLDNCYRYLRPGGMLLFRDYGRYDLAQLRFKSGKCMEDNFYVRGDGTMVYFFTEDELRGMMTQAGLQEEQLIVDRRLQVNRGRGLKMYRVWIQTKFRKPL from the exons ATGAGTGACAACCCCGCCACGGAGAACGAGAAGCGACCGCAATTCGGAACCCGCCTGCTCACGGATGCTGACGACGTCTTCAAGCACAATGCTTG GGACCACGTGCAATGGGATGAGGAGCAGGAACTGGCCGCGCAGGCGGCTGTAGCCAAGAACTCAACCTCCAAGATGGAAGCGGAGCAGAAGGAGCGATTCCAGACAGACGCCCCCAAGTTTTGGGACTCCTTCTACGGCATTCACGACAACCGCTTCTTCAAGGATCGCCATTGGCTGTTCACAGAGTTCCCCGAACTAGCTCCTCTGGCGGCAGATCCGGTGGAACAGCAACCTCGCAGCATTTTCGAACTGGGCTGTGGTGTCGGAAATACCATTCTACCCCTCCTACAGTACAGCGCTGAACCGCAGCTGAAGGTTTTCGGATGCGACTTCTCCGCCCGGGCCATTGAAATCCTGCGAAGCCAACCCCAGTTCGACGAGAAGCGCTGCGAAGTGTTTGTCATGGATGCCACGCTGGATAATTGGCAGGTGCCCTTTGAGGAAAACTCACAGGACATCATTGTAATGATTTTTGTGCTGTCAGCAATTGAGCCAAAGAAAATGCAGCGGGTATTGGACAATTGCTACCGCTACCTGCGACCCGGGGGTATGCTCCTCTTCCGAGACTACGGACGATACGACCTGGCACAGCTGCGCTTTAAAAGTGGCAAGTGTATGGAGGACAACTTCTACGTGCGGGGCGATGGTACCATGGTGTACTTCTTCACGGAGGACGAACTGCGGGGTATGATGACTCAAGCGGggctgcaggaggagcagctaaTTGTGGACCGGAGACTTCAAGTTAATCGCGGTCGCGGCTTGAAGATGTACCGCGTGTGGATTCAGACAAAGTTCAGGAAGCCGCTTTAG